A single window of Podarcis raffonei isolate rPodRaf1 chromosome 9, rPodRaf1.pri, whole genome shotgun sequence DNA harbors:
- the MSANTD1 gene encoding myb/SANT-like DNA-binding domain-containing protein 1 isoform X1 — protein MAAAEIPSYIVSSQTEKHRRARNWTDAEMRGLMLVWEEFFDELKQTKRNAKVYEKMANKLFEMTGEIRHGEEIKIKITNMTFQYRCMHIIEEPSSDARGVKWKLKCMTDSETLAPDWPYFKTIDRILSKVSEHNDVKMHDSQLPGPSTSQTEASQSPSAKSTPLYLPYNQFTYEGREEFFEDEHSESSSSLLSYKLRAEERPIKKRKMQSCSFQKKKLKLMEAMLEEQKKLSRAMEETCREVRRILDQQNIIQVQSLQLQERMMNLLEKMISKANV, from the exons ATGGCTGCTGCAGAAATTCCCAGTTATATTGTTTCTTCTCAGACTGAGAAGCACAGGAGGGCCAGGAACTGGACTGATGCAGAGATGAGGGGCTTAATGCTGGTTTGGGAAGAATTTTTTGATGAATTGAAACAAACTAAAAGGAATGCCAAAGTTTATGAGAAAATGGCTAACAAACTCTTTGAAATGACTGGAGAAATTCGACATGGAgaagaaataaagataaaaattaCAAACATGACATTCCAGTACAG ATGCATGCATATAATTGAAGAACCAAGCAGTGATGCAAGAGGAGTCAAGTG GAAATTAAAATGTATGACTGATAGTGAAACGCTTGCACCTGATTGGCCTTACTTTAAAACCATTGATAGAATACTCTCTAAAGTGTCAGAGCACAATGATGTGAAAATGCATGACAGTCAGCTGCCAGGTCCTTCAACATCCCAGACTGAGGCATCACAGTCTCCATCCGCCAAGTCTACTCCACTCTATTTGCCTTATAACCAGTTCACATATGAAGGGAGAGAAGAATTTTTTGAAGATGAGCATTCTGAGAGCTCTTCCAGCTTGCTTTCTTATAAGTTAAG AGCTGAAGAGAGGCctataaagaaaaggaaaatgcagAGTTGTAGCTTTCAAaagaagaaactaaagttaatGGAAGCAATGCTAGAGGAACAAAAGAAACTGAGTAGGGCAATGGAAGAAACTTGCAGGGAAGTAAGAAGGATTCTGGATCAGCAGAACATCATCCAAGTTCAGAGCCTGCAACTGCAAGAGAGAATGATGAATTTATTGGAGAAAATGATATCGAAAGCCAATGTTTAG
- the MSANTD1 gene encoding myb/SANT-like DNA-binding domain-containing protein 1 isoform X2 produces the protein MAAAEIPSYIVSSQTEKHRRARNWTDAEMRGLMLVWEEFFDELKQTKRNAKVYEKMANKLFEMTGEIRHGEEIKIKITNMTFQYRKLKCMTDSETLAPDWPYFKTIDRILSKVSEHNDVKMHDSQLPGPSTSQTEASQSPSAKSTPLYLPYNQFTYEGREEFFEDEHSESSSSLLSYKLRAEERPIKKRKMQSCSFQKKKLKLMEAMLEEQKKLSRAMEETCREVRRILDQQNIIQVQSLQLQERMMNLLEKMISKANV, from the exons ATGGCTGCTGCAGAAATTCCCAGTTATATTGTTTCTTCTCAGACTGAGAAGCACAGGAGGGCCAGGAACTGGACTGATGCAGAGATGAGGGGCTTAATGCTGGTTTGGGAAGAATTTTTTGATGAATTGAAACAAACTAAAAGGAATGCCAAAGTTTATGAGAAAATGGCTAACAAACTCTTTGAAATGACTGGAGAAATTCGACATGGAgaagaaataaagataaaaattaCAAACATGACATTCCAGTACAG GAAATTAAAATGTATGACTGATAGTGAAACGCTTGCACCTGATTGGCCTTACTTTAAAACCATTGATAGAATACTCTCTAAAGTGTCAGAGCACAATGATGTGAAAATGCATGACAGTCAGCTGCCAGGTCCTTCAACATCCCAGACTGAGGCATCACAGTCTCCATCCGCCAAGTCTACTCCACTCTATTTGCCTTATAACCAGTTCACATATGAAGGGAGAGAAGAATTTTTTGAAGATGAGCATTCTGAGAGCTCTTCCAGCTTGCTTTCTTATAAGTTAAG AGCTGAAGAGAGGCctataaagaaaaggaaaatgcagAGTTGTAGCTTTCAAaagaagaaactaaagttaatGGAAGCAATGCTAGAGGAACAAAAGAAACTGAGTAGGGCAATGGAAGAAACTTGCAGGGAAGTAAGAAGGATTCTGGATCAGCAGAACATCATCCAAGTTCAGAGCCTGCAACTGCAAGAGAGAATGATGAATTTATTGGAGAAAATGATATCGAAAGCCAATGTTTAG